From Sulfolobales archaeon, one genomic window encodes:
- a CDS encoding MmgE/PrpD family protein, with amino-acid sequence MRDLAWRIAEYVSSISYKDLSPQAIEEAKKRILDSLAVSLGALEAFPYRVSRALALKASPRSRGSTVWWERAQSIPELAAFANSVGVRYLDFNDTFLSKEAMHPSDMIPAVAAVAEDIGAGGKELILGTIVAYEVATRLGDAFSVRSVGVDHVAYIAIGAAAGVSKVMGLPIEKIYHAINLAVNESVSLRQTRAGELSMWKGMTAGNSAKKGVFAALLASMGITGPSPVFEGEYGFFNVISKQPFNIELGEKGGENILRTSIKNWPVEYHAMSAVEACLKIRQSISPDEIEEIEVETFTVSYRIIAKDPEKWDPKTRETADHSLPYIVARALLDGYIWVDSFSEEKILGEDVRRLMKKMKIRVSDEFDKLYPEAVPNRVKVKLKDGRSLEETVIYPKGHYRNPLTREEIYEKALKLARGTPYEEKIKEIAKNIWNIENISDIRELFIF; translated from the coding sequence TTGAGGGATCTGGCTTGGAGGATTGCTGAGTATGTTTCCTCGATAAGCTATAAAGATCTATCGCCTCAGGCTATTGAGGAGGCTAAGAAGAGGATATTAGACTCGCTAGCAGTATCTCTCGGGGCTCTCGAGGCATTCCCCTATAGGGTTTCTAGGGCATTGGCTCTCAAGGCATCGCCGAGGTCTAGGGGTTCTACTGTTTGGTGGGAGAGGGCTCAGAGTATTCCTGAGCTAGCTGCTTTTGCTAATAGCGTTGGGGTTAGATATCTGGATTTCAACGATACATTCCTATCTAAGGAGGCTATGCATCCAAGCGATATGATCCCTGCTGTTGCTGCTGTTGCAGAGGATATAGGGGCTGGTGGTAAGGAGCTTATTCTAGGCACAATAGTAGCTTATGAGGTTGCAACAAGGCTTGGAGACGCGTTTTCTGTGAGAAGCGTTGGTGTGGATCATGTGGCATATATAGCTATAGGGGCTGCAGCCGGGGTTTCAAAGGTTATGGGGCTCCCAATAGAGAAGATATATCATGCAATAAACCTAGCTGTTAACGAATCTGTCTCCCTTAGACAGACAAGGGCTGGAGAGCTTAGCATGTGGAAGGGCATGACAGCCGGGAACTCAGCGAAGAAAGGGGTTTTCGCAGCCCTCCTAGCATCTATGGGCATAACAGGCCCATCACCAGTATTCGAGGGTGAATATGGATTCTTCAACGTAATCTCGAAACAACCCTTCAACATAGAACTCGGTGAAAAGGGTGGGGAGAATATATTGAGGACATCAATCAAGAACTGGCCAGTGGAGTACCACGCAATGTCGGCTGTAGAGGCATGTCTAAAGATAAGACAATCGATCTCCCCCGACGAGATAGAAGAGATAGAGGTCGAGACGTTTACAGTAAGCTATAGAATAATAGCGAAGGATCCTGAGAAATGGGATCCAAAGACAAGAGAGACAGCAGATCACAGCCTACCATATATAGTTGCAAGAGCACTGCTAGACGGCTATATATGGGTGGATAGCTTCAGTGAGGAGAAGATCCTTGGAGAGGATGTTAGAAGACTTATGAAGAAGATGAAGATCAGAGTCTCAGATGAATTCGACAAACTCTACCCAGAAGCAGTACCAAACAGAGTTAAGGTAAAGCTCAAAGACGGAAGATCTTTAGAGGAGACAGTGATATATCCAAAAGGCCACTATAGAAATCCACTAACAAGAGAAGAGATCTATGAAAAAGCATTAAAACTAGCTAGAGGAACACCCTATGAAGAAAAAATAAAAGAAATAGCAAAGAATATATGGAATATAGAAAATATAAGTGATATAAGAGAATTATTTATTTTCTAA
- a CDS encoding tRNA (N(6)-L-threonylcarbamoyladenosine(37)-C(2))-methylthiotransferase, producing the protein MIRVYIETYGCTLNQADSMIMRGYLEEAGFGFVDSVEEADVIVVNTCVVRKDTEEKMIKRLSEIERLYSSTKKIIVAGCMVSSLPATVKRVAPSASLITPQTVDRIVDAVLSRERVEYIGGVRGVDRIPLPRGRGVIAPVPISEGCLSECSFCITKISRGRVRSYPPRVIVNAVRELVSRGYKEIELASQDSAVYGFDIGKNFLLPDLLREVAEIEGDFMIRVGMMNPQWLWKILDELIEAIKHPKVYKFLHIPVQSGDNRVLRIMRRGYTVEEFEEMISEIRRKIPEITIATDIIVGHPGEDEEAFKNTLMLMERARFDRVHLAQYSVRPLTEAAAMPQIPEHIKKRRSVEAQKLQERIGLEIHREYIGKRVRVLTTEKGLREGTTIARTTSYRQVVVKKEIPLGIWIDVEIEDATFFDLRGVILGNS; encoded by the coding sequence ATCATCAGGGTCTATATAGAGACCTATGGATGTACTCTAAACCAGGCTGACTCGATGATAATGAGGGGATATCTAGAAGAGGCTGGGTTTGGCTTTGTAGATAGTGTTGAGGAGGCTGATGTGATTGTTGTTAATACATGTGTTGTTAGGAAGGATACGGAGGAGAAGATGATCAAGAGGCTCTCAGAGATTGAGAGGCTCTACTCTAGCACAAAGAAGATCATTGTTGCGGGGTGTATGGTGTCATCACTACCAGCTACCGTGAAGAGGGTTGCCCCTAGCGCCTCTCTAATCACACCCCAAACGGTTGATAGGATTGTAGATGCTGTGCTCTCGAGGGAGAGGGTTGAGTATATTGGAGGGGTGAGGGGTGTTGATAGGATACCCCTTCCAAGGGGTAGGGGGGTTATAGCACCTGTACCCATTTCTGAGGGTTGTCTGAGCGAGTGCTCCTTCTGCATAACCAAGATCTCTAGGGGTAGGGTGAGGAGCTATCCTCCAAGGGTTATTGTTAATGCTGTTAGGGAGCTTGTTTCTAGGGGTTATAAGGAGATCGAGCTTGCGTCACAGGATTCCGCTGTCTATGGGTTCGATATTGGTAAGAACTTCCTATTACCAGATCTTTTGAGGGAAGTTGCAGAGATCGAGGGGGACTTCATGATAAGGGTTGGTATGATGAACCCCCAGTGGCTCTGGAAGATCCTCGATGAGCTGATAGAGGCTATCAAACACCCCAAGGTATATAAGTTCCTCCACATACCTGTTCAGAGCGGTGATAACAGAGTTCTAAGGATAATGAGGAGAGGCTACACAGTAGAGGAGTTTGAGGAGATGATCTCAGAGATAAGGAGGAAGATACCGGAGATAACAATAGCAACAGACATAATAGTAGGCCACCCAGGAGAGGATGAAGAGGCCTTTAAAAACACACTAATGCTAATGGAGAGAGCCAGATTCGACAGAGTACATCTAGCCCAATACAGCGTTAGACCCCTAACAGAGGCTGCAGCAATGCCCCAGATCCCGGAACACATCAAGAAAAGAAGATCTGTTGAGGCTCAAAAGCTACAGGAGAGAATAGGGCTTGAAATACATAGAGAATATATAGGTAAGAGGGTGAGGGTTCTAACAACCGAGAAAGGGCTTAGAGAGGGAACAACAATAGCAAGGACAACAAGCTATAGACAGGTTGTAGTTAAGAAGGAAATACCGCTCGGAATATGGATAGATGTTGAGATAGAAGATGCTACATTCTTTGATCTAAGAGGTGTTATACTAGGCAACTCATAG
- a CDS encoding DUF86 domain-containing protein gives MLHKRLLELIASHTDLLERIREKGVKWNDVIEFYGVLHALQIHAQAVIDYLLHTCALTGISSETPIRCIEELKRRDMIRSEDAEFIKRVVRFRNILVHEYTSIDIERVKRAIETQGYVRALQIIKELHKRLEENRLLDP, from the coding sequence ATGCTGCATAAAAGACTTTTAGAATTAATAGCATCACACACAGATCTTCTAGAGAGGATTAGAGAAAAGGGGGTCAAATGGAACGATGTTATAGAATTCTATGGGGTACTACATGCGCTCCAGATACATGCCCAAGCAGTTATAGATTATCTCCTACACACATGCGCACTCACCGGCATATCCTCTGAAACACCTATTAGATGCATAGAGGAGCTGAAAAGAAGAGATATGATCAGATCTGAGGATGCAGAGTTCATAAAAAGAGTTGTGAGGTTCAGAAATATATTAGTACATGAATACACCTCAATTGATATAGAACGTGTAAAGAGAGCTATAGAGACCCAGGGTTATGTTAGAGCTCTTCAAATCATAAAAGAGCTACATAAAAGACTAGAAGAAAACAGACTACTAGATCCCTAA
- a CDS encoding antitoxin VapB family protein translates to MVMMLGKYVTISVLREVKELLSREKGDRDWSSFLLELYREARRGRAREAFSELRNILSPEDLENIVRASKEFREGFRLG, encoded by the coding sequence ATGGTGATGATGTTGGGTAAATATGTAACTATATCTGTTTTGAGGGAGGTTAAGGAGTTGTTGTCTAGAGAGAAGGGTGATAGAGATTGGAGCAGCTTTCTTCTTGAGCTGTATAGAGAAGCTCGACGTGGTAGGGCTAGGGAGGCGTTCAGCGAGCTTAGAAATATTCTGAGCCCAGAGGATCTAGAGAATATTGTTAGAGCCAGTAAGGAGTTTAGGGAGGGTTTTAGACTAGGATGA
- a CDS encoding type II toxin-antitoxin system VapC family toxin: MSLIDTSVLIDNIRRGVYEEGAISIITLIEVLRGLASEKRRRVKELLERSYDVIYLDNKVILKYCELYDELKQKGLLMSDADLLIAATALTNNMVLVTKDRDFERLKNVGLRLDLRT, translated from the coding sequence ATGAGCTTAATCGATACCAGTGTTTTAATTGATAACATTAGAAGGGGTGTTTATGAGGAAGGAGCTATATCGATAATCACGTTAATAGAGGTGCTGAGGGGTTTAGCATCGGAGAAAAGGAGAAGGGTTAAAGAACTGTTGGAGAGAAGCTATGATGTTATCTACCTAGATAACAAGGTCATACTAAAATACTGCGAACTATACGACGAACTTAAGCAAAAAGGACTTCTAATGTCAGATGCGGATCTATTAATAGCTGCTACAGCCCTAACAAACAACATGGTTCTCGTAACAAAGGATAGAGACTTCGAGAGACTTAAAAACGTTGGACTAAGATTAGATCTGAGAACATGA